The Lathyrus oleraceus cultivar Zhongwan6 chromosome 5, CAAS_Psat_ZW6_1.0, whole genome shotgun sequence genome includes the window catgtgagcgtgcgattgcgcttcgctaggtcgtgttctcattttttcgaTGTGCGACAATTGCCCCCATTTAAATATCTTCAATTGATTTCATGAGCAACGACAGTCCTCATGAAGTCAAGTTGAAGGGTATTTAAATACAAAAGTAGCATATGATGAagtagcatgagggatcttagggtcaaaattcGGGTCTTACACAACTACCGTCGTCTTCTTCGCTCCAATTTCCTCTTCTTCTTCGCAACAACTAGGGTTTCAGACCATGAGAGTATAACTATGAACTAACGCAACAACAAATGTGAAAATGCCAATAATGTCCCTATTAGGcagaaacaaaaaaaaaagaaatatgataaaaataaattcagaaaaatacaaaaacacaaaatTTTATCTAATTAGACGAAATAAGAATTTTGGAAAATTTTTGGAATTTTTTCGAGACtatgaaaacagtaaaaaattcataaaaaaatagaaaaaagatGAATTTGGGAATTTGAGTAAGGGACTAATGATCGCACGATTTTTTTGCTCCTAGTAGACAAAACAAAATTTGAATCGGACACAATTTTTCAAAAAACCGGGTTTTCGGACCAGGACAGACCAGGTCGGACGAACGAACGCGAATTGGCCAAAACAGCAAATCGGAGGGCCAAAACACTACAATCGACGCCTATGACTCAACTAACAATTAAAAACAACAAGAATCCCCGACAACGtcgccaatttgatccgctgtcgcgcacgagtcaaaacgagtaattagaaaactgtagtttagcggaagcgacaactcgagtatcgtatcgcaaggattcttgtattattcttaacctaatgaaatcgatttaagAGGGGTTTATGTTTATTagtcgatttagaaaacaaagcaaaaataagtgattaaaataagcgattataaaataagtcaatctactatttttggtttccggctaatcattggtttttacctaccaatttCCTAAGCGGCTTCGATCTTTATTGAGTTCAATttcgattgacaagcgcaatagatatatgacagatttatattcctatattccgaattaagcaaacggataaatataatcgtgaattaagcaaacacgatttacaaatGCAATTTAAtgacaaagcgacgaaaacggcgattaatagttaggaatgaaatcatacgaatttaatcaaaatcATTCCATAAAATATAGATTAAacaaatgaaatttcatagaatagaattgaaagagaacgaaattaaattgatagaataaaaacctcaaagccttggaaattcggttacagcagattgactctaagagattagttcctcttcatgatcaCACGAAAGAAAAAAAGTTATTATGAATAATTTGTGTTTGCTACAGTACCACGGCTTccccttttaaacagaataagggtttcacttataattcaaactgggctggaaaacctaaattcggcccaacaaatggcccaaaagaaaatatttcctaaaatacgaaacttcaacgaattacTTGAGACGTATGCACTCTGAATCAGCTTTTGACTTCAAtattaaagttgtagatctttctcttAGATTTCCAACGCATGTCAGAACTTGCAAAACGACATcccgtagctcaagttatgatccgAATAATGGACATGTATCAAATAACCGTTAAAACTGAAAATagcaaacgaaaatagattaaaggcaaacatgaacttaaatctaaaaacataataaaatagtaaaataagtaaaataaactagataaatggctaagtacaattatagaagaatgtgcatcaaaataCATTGATCagtacctctgttgcaatatatgaaaaattaaatttatttcatattataagtttgtGAGGATATATCattacataaacaacaacacaagcAATTAAAACAGCTACAATACAATAACTAAGCAATTACGatcatcaaaacaattttgaacatgtaacgcatcatcctatgaacgtctcggtcagtcttaatatccatcCATTCACGCACTTGTCCATTTTGGTTAAGCGTGGACACAAGTAATTGGActcttctaatcctttcaccatccCCAATTTCTCCATTTAACTAACTGTTCAACGTtcgattaagacgttcaaacgaatctatattccaaagtcgaatctttatcggagacgCAACGGCGAAAAATATTAAATCAACATTTcgcttgtgaatgtattcagacatggttaaaactaaaaaacttgaaggagagtgaagttgaatgaaagaaaatatggTTGTAGAGTAAGATTTGTTGAAAAATATTGCATACAGGGTGAGATATTTATACAGATGAGATAGAAAATGCATGCGACAAGAGGCTAGGCGCCTGACATGTCAAGACATACAAGCGTCAGAGGCATTGACGTCTCTTCATAAGCCAAAATACATGCGCCATACGCATTGACGCCTCTTCATGAGGCTACCAATGCAAGTGCCATAAGCATTGGTGTCTCTTCATGATGAAAAATGGATGTGCTAGTTCATATGGTGCATCTATTTTAAAAGGtggttattttggattttttttaaaaaaaaggtTATTTTGGAATTCTTTTTAAAAATTGTGATCATTTCAACAAAAAAATCACAATgtagtatatatatatatatatatatatatatatatatatatatatatatatatatatatatatatatatatatatatatatatatatatatatatatatatatatatatataatataaaaaatggaaagactaATGTCTTATATTTAGTCATAAAACAATTCTATACGTGAAATATAAATAATTGACATTGATAAAAGTCACATAAAAATGAGACTAACTTAGAGAGATAGGCAAACATATAATTTGGTGAAAAATATTAAGAGATATAATAGGCTAAAATAGGATTTGGGAGAGaaaaaagaaatttgaattttaagGTTAGAGATTCTCATTTTTCTCTAATCGATTTTGGAAAAGTAGTAATTATGAATTCGTTAACGGTTAGAATGAGCTAGTTTTTGGACACAAGATTCTTGAAACATATCAGATACTCTTCGTGATCGTATTTTGGTTGAACGAGAGTGTTACGTGTTCTTTGTTGAATTGGAATACAAGAATTTACCTCTTTATATTTAATAATGAATGACATAATGTGTTAATGATATAATGTGTTATGTGTTCTTTGTTGAATTAGAATACATGCGTTAAAAGTGAATGACATAATAAATTATGACTATGTAGATTTAATAAGTCAAACAACCATACTTTTGAGAATAACGCAGAGAAGGATGATTTTGTTGTGACCATTTAGGGACAGATTGAAGTTAATGCTAATGAGGAGAATTTATCATAAATAAACCTCTATGAATGAAGAATAAATAGCTTAATCAAAACCGGACCGAACATTAAACCGGAATAGACATGGATTTAAGGTTTTAAGGTTTGACCGGGATTTAGGGTTTTATTGTGCAAATTTATAAACCTCATTAGCATCACTATCACAAACCATTCTACTGTGCCTATCTGATTCATTGTTATACCATCATAACCAATATTTTGAATGCTCAAGTTAACAAAGGTCTTTCACGATGCCAATAGCTTCAAAGAAGTTCCACTTATCATGATCAATGTCTAATATATGTTAATGCCCACCTAGGTAATATATTACACTATCCCTAACAAATTTTCCCATGTAATTAAATTTCATAGTAAAACTCATACCTTATTGAATCAACCGCCTTGCTCAAATGCGTATTTGATTCGTCTACCACATTTGCCGCCAACAGACGTCGCCTTCCTCGCAATCTCCTCCCACGAAGCTAACAAATGTTTTCTCTTCTAAAACCCTAATTGACAAGGACTAATATTAAAATTGTAAAATGAATTTTAAGGATTTTTTTTTGGGAAATATTTTAACCACATTTTAAAAAAGTGTCTGAATAgaaaattataaaataaaatcCAAGTCAGCAACGTTAGCCACATATGATTTTTTAACAAAACTTTGACGTCAGTGACGAACACCAACAATAAAGTAACATATAAAGACTCCATAAAAAAATGTAGGGACGAAAATAAAAAACTCGCAAACTTACCGGGACCAAAAGACTAATTAAATACTAAGCTAATTACTTTTTAAAAGGTTATAACTTCTTTCCTAGTCTTCTGAGACACCTCTTTATTCCACACTATCTATTACTATTTTGGACCACCTTGGACCCCTTCTCTCGAGTGATCTCCTCGGCCTCCATGAGTTTTTCGAGCGTTGTCGTGATCACGTTCATAGAACTCTCCTTGCATTAAGGCGTCACCCATGTTTAAAACTTTTTATAAAGACCATGACATGTATATCTTAATTAAGAGTGTACATGAGTTAGGTCAACCTACAAAACTATCAAATTCACCCAATAAAATCCAAAAAAAGTGGGTCGTGATGGATAATTAGATGAATATATGTTTAAAAACTAAAAAACCCATGACCAAAATCAAATTTCGAGTAAAATTAGACTAAAACCCAAAAAAACAATTGACCCGCTAATCAAACATTTATTATTAAAATTTTAATGATTTTGATGAATATTAACTTATTTGTTGCAATTTTATTCTCTTAACATTTACTAGTTAACCATGACTTTAACTAATTTTGAATGTTTCACTCATTGGTTATTTTGATGTTAATATAATTTTATGTCATGCAACTTTAGTTTGTTGCTAGTATTTTATGATAATTTTTAGGTATAATTAGTCACCAAGTCCtttaaattaatttaatatttCACTTTAGTCCCTTAACCAAAAAACATTACACTTTAGTCCCTTAAAATTAGTTCCATTAGCATTATTTGTCCCTTCCGTTACTTTTTCTGAAAAAACGTTAAATGTTGCCAACCTGGCATGAGAACTCGGCAAAATCAAGAAATTTTTCATTATTTCTTTATTATGATCATCTTTAACATAAATGATGAGGTTTTTCATTATTTCTCTATCAAAATATCTTTCATAATTAAATTTTACCATTACTCATCAATTTATTATTAATCTCAGCCcataattatttttttatgaaatttGATTTGGTCACATTATCAGATTTTCTTCAATCCATAATATTTCTTAACAATTTTTTTCATCCATCAAAATCATCTATTGTCTTCCATCAATCAAGAACCACAATAAATctataataaataaaaaatttattatttttcttcataAACTCCTAGAATAAAAAACTCAGATACATCTTTCTTTCACGCGTTTTAAAAGAAGGTAAAAATAGCAAAATCTCTCTTCCACACTTAGACAACCACCACCCTCAAATCCCTCCGGTCACTTTCACAGAAATCAGTCCTTCCTTTTTCCTCAATCCAAAAACTTTTCACCTCGAAATCCATACATAACAACACCAAATACAACAATAACTGAGCAACAGACAACAAAAAGCAACATTAGAGAACAAAAAGCGACACCATTATCAGACTAACATCATACAACCTCCAAGTTTCACTACCACCATACCAAATCACAACTCAAAAAATGACAACATCACAAATCTGAAAAGAAAcgaagaagaaaaagaagaggagaagaattttttttccagattcGGTAATCACTTTCAACGCCTTCTCTGCCACGTGAAACCGTACCAACGTTGGAAATAGAGATTCACCCTTATCGTGCGTTTTTTGGCCGCCCTCAACACCTCTCAGTCGCGTCTTAGTCTTCTTCGTCGCTCCACGTACAATACTCACATCATTTCACAATTCAACTGTTGTTCTGTTTTAGAAAAAAAATAACAATAGGACTGTTGTACTATGTTGGGGGAGAAAAGAAGAAAGAAGGAGAAAGAGAAAGAAAGTGACGGCTACAAGTTTCTTTAGAGGGTAATTACAGTTTGTTTCAAATAATGAATAGAAATGAAAATAAGTGCAGAAAATATGAAATATATTAAGAAAATACAAAATatattaaaaatgaaaataagtgaattaataaaattaaaaaatggCAAACAAAAAATCATGTTAGATTTTTAAAAAACAATAGTAGTGTCACGCAAACAAGttaatgttttttttaaaataaaaattaatgGAAGGGACTGCTTTTTTTAATTAAATGACCAAAGAGAAACAATAAATTAAGTTAAGGGATCAAAAGATGAATTAAGCCTAATTTTTATTagttaatgttattatttattattttatgatgCTAAAAGATATTAAAAATATATCTAAATTTTTTTAAGGATATAGAAATATTTTTATGAAAAAGTATGATGACTCATCATTTAATCatttaatattaaaaaaagcAGAAAATTTATTTGGACAATCCACTACCAAATCTAAGTCTAAAATTAGTGAGTTTATCTAAACCGGTCCATTAGTGTAACAGGTGGTAATTTTACATCAATCAAACCAAAATGCCCAATATAGATTAGATATTTAGTTGGGTCAAACCTAATCCAAACTGACCCACATTCACTTTAGGATGGACATTGATAAATTCTTGCGAGATATGGAACTTTTCAAAGACTTGGTTGAAGATTGTtgaacataaaaaaaaataaaacatttgTGTCTGAAACGCTTAGAGATGAGTCAGATATAAGACTCCCAAATATGATGCCATATAGAAACTCATAGGATATTTTCTTAGAATGTTAGAAAATCTTAGGTGCCAGGACTAATGGATTCTCTCCATCTGCTATTGTTTGGTATGAGATCAACCTACTACCTCACCTCCTTATCTCTAACCTCCGTACTTCCACCTCAACTTAGTTTTTTTGGACATCATTTTCTTATTAATAACCTTTTTTTCCTTCATTTTGTTGTTGTTGCTTCACATTTTTCTATTCCTTCAAGTTGGTATCACTTGCCTCCATGATATCAATGACATTTTGCAGGTTCTTGATGAATAATTTTCCCCGTAGCTTAGGAAACTTCCCAAGCTCTCTAACAGTTGAACCAATATTTTTCTTGCCTACTATAAAAACATTTACAGTTTGAAGGTTTTCTAGTTCAGCAATTTGCTTTGGCATCTCTATTATGCTTGTCCTATCAATATAAAGATGACGCAAATTAATTAATTTACCAACATGTTTTGGCAATTCTGTGAGTTTTGAGCACTCAGATAAAATCAAGGTTTGCAAGTAGTAGAGGTTGCATATGGTGTCAGGCAAGCTTGTGATTTCAGTATGAGAGAGATCTAGATAGCGCAACTGCACTAAATTGCCAACTATAACGGGTAGCGTGGTGATGTTTCTATATTTTGACAACGATAACACACGCAACCTTCCAAATGTGGGTAGCAAATAATTGACCACGTTTCTTGATAAATTATATTCTGCCCATCCAAATCCAATGGCAAGGAAGCTTCTCAAGCATTTGAATTTGTCGAAAGTCATAAACTTCTTGAAAACGTCGTATGTTTCTTTATTGTATGACAAGTGACGAACATTTTCATAGCACTTAGCGCCAAATTCATGTCTGTAACAACTTCTTCCAGATACAGCAGTAGCTAAATCATTAACAAGGTCATGCATGACAAATATTTGTTTTCCATAATTATCATGCAATTGTTGAATCAATGATCTGGACAACAATTCAGCAAAAAACTCATCACCTACTTCTTCCATTGTTTTTCTGTCTTGAGAATGATCAAGGAAGCCTTCTGCCATCCACAACAAAACCAATTTCTTCCTATCAAGTGGATAGTCCTTTGGAAAAATAGAGCAGTAGGAAAAACATCTTTTCAATTGAGACGAAAGATATTGATAACTCAAGCGCAATGCAGGCAAAATATTATCATTCTGTAAGTTCCATATGTCGTTGTTCAGAACTTCAATCCACTCTTCAGTATCTACTTTCGAACGCAATAGTCCTCCAAGTGATTTTGCAGCGATTGACAATCCACCACACTTTCTGGCAATCTTCCTGCCAATTGGTTCTAGGTTTCGGCGTTGAGTTTCAGAAAAGTCTCCACTTCCAAATGCATGTTTGGAGAGTAAAAACCAACTGTCTTCATGGGATAGAGGATCTAATGAAAAAATAGGAAATGTGTGTGCAACATCTGCCACTTTTTTGTGGCGTGTTGTGATGATCATTCTGCTTCCATTTTTTCCATATATCAACGGAGATGTAAGTTCATCCCAATCAGAATAACTGTCATTCCATAAGTCATCCAACATAATGAAAAAAAATTTGTCCCTCAAATTTTTCTTTAACTCAACTCGAAGAATATCAAGATTACTGTCATTCCATGTTTTTGAAGTGACAGATTCAAGGAGGGCTTTGGTTACTCTAAAAACATCAAAATCCTCGGATACACAAGCCCAGGCTTTGAGATCAAAGTGATGTTCAACTTTTTCATCATTGTAAGCAAGTTGTGCAAGTGTTGTTTTTCCGACACCTCCCATGCCTACAATTGCAACTACGCCCATATTGTTCTGGCTAGTATTGCTTTGTGATAGCAACATGTTCATTACTTTGGCTTTGTCATCTTTCCTACCAACCATGACAGATTCATTGAACATAGGAGTTGAAGGTGTTCTACGAGAAACTCCGACACTTTTAGTTTGCAAACTAATGATATCTTTATTTTCAGCAAAATGTTTGAGGTTTAAGCACATTGTTTTCATTTGGGAATTGATCTCTTCATAGTTATTTGTAGAAGGAGAAAAAAAGAAGTTCCAGACCTGTTTAGTTTTGCTTGCAGCTTGTGTGTTCTCCATCTTGCATCGAAGGGAATCATAGTTAATATGTAAGAAATACAATAAGAAGAAGTAATATATAATACAAACATAGATAAGAAAGATATAAGAAATAAGTAAAAAGAGAgtgataacatacaaatgtcgagatattctcgagtgtTCATGAACAATCTGGGcacaacgatatagagttgtatatattatcacaacaacaataacaagtgtcccagttcattgatcagtcacaagtgttttgtgaaactgatgacgaacaagctgaggtgaatgttgCAGATGACGAACAAGAAAAAGTCGAGatcttggttgattcaatggtgaacgctgatgaggaagaggagatattaccagctagtcatgtataCTGTCAACCTCAAGacatgacaaggttgaatttgggttccgatgaaccttcatccgatatatggtacaatccttatgtgcaaatgcaaggatcgttgaaacaaggagacacatttcgcacaaaagaggattgcgtaaaagccattaaaaaatttcacatggaactatcagttgatttcagagttgataGAACTAATGCATTGAGGTACAAAATTTATTATCCAAATGAGCACTACCTTTtcaggttgtcagcttcgtaccggaagaggagggattcttgggagattggatccatgggtcaagttcacacatgcatgctgatAAACCCAATGCAAGATCATCAGAAActaagctctcagctaatatgcgatgaaatattgtctgtaATTGGCGACAATCtgtcgttaaaggtgagtacaatagTCTCACATATTGTAGCATAATACcagtacactccatcatataggaaggcatggatagtTAGGAAAAATATTGTTGAAAAGGTGTTTGgaaattgggaggagtcttacaaacaacttccaaaatacttgttgGCTCCAAAATAGTATGctccagggactattgtcaagtttGAAATGTTGCCCGCGTATACACCAGACGGGACGCGTGATATTGaaaatggaatattccaccgtctTTTCTGGGCATATCAACGATGaatcataggtttttctttctgtaaacctattatacaaattgatggtacatggttgtacgggaaatacaaaggaacgttactgatggcagtggcataagatggcaacaacaacatttttccacTCACCTTTTTCCttgttgaaggggagactgctgagggatggagttttttcctaagaaatctccgattgcacgttgcacctcaacctaatttatgtttgatctctgacagacacccttcaattatcagtgcatataataacattgataatgaCTGGCAAGATCCTCCTTCGACACATGTCTTCtatattagacatattgctcTGAGTTTtatgcgggaaatcaaagataagacgttgcggaagaaggttgtcaatgtaggttacgcattatcagaaccttctttcaaacactaccgcgaagaaataagattgtcaaacgcaAATGCAATACGGTGGATCGacagtattccattggagaagtggactagggcatacggCGACGGTCAAcattggggccacatgacaacaaatcttgtggaatcaatgaactctgtcttcaaaggcatctataacctacctataaccgctttggtgcatgcaacatatttcaggctatGGGAGATGTTTGAGACCAGACGTttcaaatggagttcagtgttgcaataTGGGCAGTTGTTTAGTAATGCTccaatgaaattcattagacatgaagctgccaaagtAAACGCACatgtggtcacggtgtttgac containing:
- the LOC127081498 gene encoding putative disease resistance RPP13-like protein 1, with translation MLDDLWNDSYSDWDELTSPLIYGKNGSRMIITTRHKKVADVAHTFPIFSLDPLSHEDSWFLLSKHAFGSGDFSETQRRNLEPIGRKIARKCGGLSIAAKSLGGLLRSKVDTEEWIEVLNNDIWNLQNDNILPALRLSYQYLSSQLKRCFSYCSIFPKDYPLDRKKLVLLWMAEGFLDHSQDRKTMEEVGDEFFAELLSRSLIQQLHDNYGKQIFVMHDLVNDLATAVSGRSCYRHEFGAKCYENVACVIVVKI